The Cyanobacteria bacterium GSL.Bin1 genomic interval GGAATAAACGGCTAAAGAAAATTAACCCGCCAGCATACTTGTTCTTATACTCCTCAGGAAGATCAAGAGAGCGGTTCATTAAGGTTTGAATCATAGAATGTCCTAACGTGCGACCAATCAAGTAGGCAATCATCCCACCGGTAAACCCGCCAAGAATACTATAAATTCCTGATAGGGGAAATTCCCAAATTGCCCCGCCTGCAATTACTAAAGGAGCGCCTGGAATGGGGCTAACAATCACCGATAAGGCAAGAATGCCCATATAAATTAAAGCACTGAAGGCACCCTGATCCTGAATGGCTGCTTTCAAGCCAGCAGGGGTAAGCAGATTTATCTCAGCGCTGAAAGCAAGCCACAAATAGCTTCCAATTGCGACAATCAAAACCACTAAGGTAAGAACATTTTGGGAGTTTCCCCAGGACTGAATGTGATACTTTTTTGGGTAGTTTTCTAACATATAGTTGATCTCACCAATTAGATTCTATTGCCTAAACTTTCCATTGAAAATTTGGTATTGATTATTGATTTAAGCCGTTCCTCGTGTGGGATAATTCTTACTTAAAACAAATTGTAAGCCACCTAACAAATCCTCAAATCGAGGTCGTGCAAAGGGGGCATTATTCAGCGCAACGTAGTAGAGAGTCTGATCGGGTTCAACCAAAAACAATCCCGGTTCAGCAAAAATCTCTGGTTCGTAATCGAAGGCTGCATTAGAAATATAAAGTCCCCAGTTTCGCATGGACTCCACCGTTTGCCCGTAGCCAATGGTCAGCTTATCTAATCCCCATTCTTGTTTGGCGGTTTGGGCTTTTTCTAAATTATCCCCGCTAATGGCAATGCTTTCGACACCAAGATCTTTAAATTGATCTAGCTTGTTTTCTAACTCTGCCAAATACGTCTGACAAATCGGACAATGGAGTCCCCGATAGAAAACAATCATGGTATAGTTTGGGGGCGTTTGGTCAGCGAGTGTCCAGGTTTGTCCGTTGACGGTGGAAACAGTGAGTGCTGGTGCTGTTTGATTCGGTGTGAGTTTTTGACTCATATTTAATACGCGATCATGTAATTCTTCTTTCATTAGCGTAAAAACTGATTCTGAGTTGCGACTTAAAATTGTTTTAGAAATTGGGTATAGCCATTCTTGAACTCATGAAGTTAAAGTCGAGGAGAGGTCAAGTGAAGAAAACAGAATTTGATCAGCAAGCACAATTCCCTCAAGTTTAGGAAATAACGCTTCTATTGAACTGAGGATTGAGGCTCTGTTTCTACTTTTTGATTCAAGGCTTTCCTCGCTATTTTGGTCACATAAACGGTGACGGCAACGGTTGCAATAAAGCCAATAATGCGGATCGCCCATTGTATCCCAGAAGGGGCTGCTACCTCTTGTGATCCCAAGGTCGCTAAATTTTTAGCTAAAGACCCGACATAAACAAACATGATCGTACCCGGTAGAATGCCTAAAGTACCGAGAACATAATCTCGGAAGGTTACTTTGGTTAAACCATAGGCATAGTTGAGTAAATTAAACGGAAAAATTGGAGATAAACGAGTTAACAAAACAATTTTCATTCCTTCTTCCGCCACCGCTTGGTCAATGACTTTGAATCGTTGATTCCCTTCAATTTGTTTTTCCACCCAACTCCGGGCAATATATCTTCCCACTAAAAAGGCAAGACTTGCCCCAATACTCGCTGCAATATAAACGTAGATAGACCCTTTAATTAAACCAAAAACAACCCCTGCCCCGAGGGTTAAAATTGAGGCAGGAATAAAGAATACCGTTGCTACTACATAAATCACCATAAAAACAATAGCAGCAGCAGGACCAAGTTGATTAATCCAATTTAGCGCATTGGTTAAAGCACCTTGAATATCAATCAATTGAGTGGATGCAATTAATGCTGCAACAATCACAGCAATTCCGATGTACTTCAGTTTAGAATTCATTATTCCTCCTATTTGTTGATTTTTCACGTAGAAATTAAGTTAATTAGGCACTGTTCTACCTAAAAAGGAGTAATCGTAGGATTGTTTTTCCTAGAAACTCGCATCCATTTCTAGAATCTTTGGCGCTCAATTCTATTCAATCCCTAAGACATTAGTTTTTCCTGAAAGGGGAGTTAATTTTTGACTAACTCAGGATTTTTGCCGTTTGCATACGGATAATGAAACTAGCATCAGCGTTATATCAGTTGGTTCTCAGCAACCACTAATTTCTATCGCCTTTAATGAAACTAACCCCATCGATGAGCCGAAAAGGAGGAAATTGCTATGGCAGTCGAATATGATGTTGTTATTATTGGCGGTGGTTCTGGCGGTTTAGTGGTCGCTAGTGCAGCAGCCCAGTTAAAGGCGAAAGTTGCCCTTGTGGAAAAAGATCGCTTAGGGGGCGACTG includes:
- a CDS encoding TVP38/TMEM64 family protein yields the protein MLENYPKKYHIQSWGNSQNVLTLVVLIVAIGSYLWLAFSAEINLLTPAGLKAAIQDQGAFSALIYMGILALSVIVSPIPGAPLVIAGGAIWEFPLSGIYSILGGFTGGMIAYLIGRTLGHSMIQTLMNRSLDLPEEYKNKYAGGLIFFSRLFPVLPFGFISYGFGIAQLPSKSYAVGTLLGMIPPTLLLSYLGESLTTSMTRTIIVLFLILILFVGLPFLMRRLKVTLPEFHSFKGFGINSILYFLGSY
- a CDS encoding redoxin domain-containing protein yields the protein MSQKLTPNQTAPALTVSTVNGQTWTLADQTPPNYTMIVFYRGLHCPICQTYLAELENKLDQFKDLGVESIAISGDNLEKAQTAKQEWGLDKLTIGYGQTVESMRNWGLYISNAAFDYEPEIFAEPGLFLVEPDQTLYYVALNNAPFARPRFEDLLGGLQFVLSKNYPTRGTA